In the genome of Montipora foliosa isolate CH-2021 chromosome 3, ASM3666993v2, whole genome shotgun sequence, one region contains:
- the LOC137997478 gene encoding uncharacterized protein produces MPKKTGKKKAKKKSSKTNQDNVASVQFGSIPNRTMVQQMASESLSVAGGSRGGHSSRERLSQALFDAEMQNKRKFMKGKVTSRAYEQLTPQEIRDLKLVFDVFDTDKSGSIDARELRKAMRALGFKISRESIEEMIADLDADKSGSIEFDEFLEFVIARQGDGRDVHNEILQGFKMFDTDKTGKISLANLKQASRMCGVKLNEQELNEMIQEADKNGDNEVDQEEFVNIMLKTNLFN; encoded by the exons ATGCCGAAGAAAACGGgcaagaagaaagcgaagaaaaaaTCCAGCAAGACCAATCAAGACAATGTGGCGTCAGTGCAGTTTGGAAGCATTCCTAACCGAACGATGGTTCAGCAAATGGCTTCAGAAAGTTTGAGTGTCGCAGGCGGTAGCCGGGGCGGTCATTCTTCGAGAGAAAGG CTGTCACAAGCCTTATTTGATGCAGAAATGCAAAACAAGAGGAAGTTCATGAAAGGAAAAGTCACATCAAGAGCATATGAGCAACTTACACCACAGGAAATTAGAGATCTAAAGCTGGTGTTTGATGTTTTTGACACAGACAAGAGTGG GTCAATCGATGCAAGGGAGCTCAGGAAGGCAATGAGAGCTCTAGGATTTAAGATTTCAAGAGAATCTATCGAAGAAATGATAG CTGATCTTGATGCTGACAAATCTGG GTCGATCGAGTTTGACGAGTTCTTAGAGTTTGTGATTGCCAGGCAAGGTGATGGAAGGGATGTCCATAATGAAATTCTTCAG ggcttcaaaatgtttgacaCAG ACAAAACTGGTAAAATCTCTCTGGCAAACTTAAAGCAGGCTTCAAGAATGTGCGGGGTAAAACTGAATGAACAGGAACTCAACGAAATGATACAAGAAGCCGATAAAAATGGAGACAATGAAGTGGACCAAGAGGAGTTTGTTAATATAATGCTTAAAACAAACTTGTTCAACTGA
- the LOC137994895 gene encoding QRFP-like peptide receptor, which translates to MPVNMTTTINGSANCYFEWYPTVTASKIGATLAYCLILVVSLLGNSCIGIIVYKTKTLRKPINILIVNMAMSDLFVPLIFIPMEITELYGYSWFVSGVLGNGLCKLIPFLFDVSYTVSVQSLILIAVGRFGAVVCPLRSPLITSKQCPFFIIASWIVAMVVQMPLLLGYNLQENGGEEFCVLKWEKAFGQSASSADIFLVYQSVFLFTPFIFLILIYSIILIKLKSQMLPGDQSTDAKIKRRQQNKNVLKLAIAIVLGLFFCKLPFAIIALMYLYGTFPCGFSPYLFSSWMVLISYCGVNPCICFAFCRNYREGLKRLLKCSSDAS; encoded by the coding sequence ATGCCAGTGAACATGACTACAACAATAAACGGATCCGCGAACTGCTACTTCGAGTGGTATCCCACAGTGACTGCGTCCAAGATTGGAGCAACGCTCGCTTACTGCCTTATATTAGTTGTTTCGCTGCTCGGAAATTCCTGTataggaataattgtttacaAAACGAAAACTTTAAGGAAACCAATCAACATTCTCATAGTCAATATGGCCATGTCTGACCTGTTTGTTCCGCTTATCTTCATTCCCATGGAAATTACAGAGTTGTATGGATACTCCTGGTTTGTCAGTGGTGTCCTCGGCAATGGCTTGTGTAAGCTAATTCCATTTTTATTTGACGTCTCCTACACTGTGTCCGTCCAGAGCCTGATTCTGATAGCAGTGGGTAGATTTGGAGCTGTGGTGTGTCCTCTCCGTTCCCCATTGATCACTTCAAAACAGTGTCCTTTTTTTATTATCGCCTCATGGATCGTAGCGATGGTAGTACAAATGCCATTACTGCTTGGCTATAACCTTCAGGAAAACGGAGGAGAAGAATTCTGTGTTTTAAAGTGGGAAAAAGCCTTTGGACAATCCGCATCATCTGCTGACATTTTTCTTGTCTATCAAAGTGTTTTTTTGTTCACTCCattcatttttttaatcttaataTACTCCATCATTCTTATTAAGCTCAAGTCACAAATGCTTCCAGGCGACCAATCGACTGATGCTAAAATAAAACGCaggcaacaaaacaaaaacgtgtTGAAGTTGGCCATAGCTATCGTGTTGGggttatttttttgtaaattgcCCTTCGCTATTATAGCTCTTATGTATCTCTATGGCACATTTCCATGTGGATTCTCCCCATACTTGTTTTCTTCCTGGATGGTTTTAATCTCATATTGCGGCGTCAATCCTTGCATCTGTTTCGCGTTTTGCAGAAACTACCGTGAAGGCCTAAAGAGACTTCTGAAGTGTTCTTCTGATGCATCGTAA